The DNA sequence CGACACATCCCAAATGATTGAGGCCTTACCTTTAATCCAAAAACTACAGCCGGTTTCAAAGTCTGGTATGTACAAACCCACTCTTGGGTCGGCCACTATATTGCCGAGGGTGTTGAATAAATTGTTACCCGAAAAATCGGGGAACACTAGGCTTGGCATTTTACCGTTACTTCCCTTATGCACATGGATAAAGCCCGGTTTACCGCCACGGTGAGAGATATCCACGCCATCGCTATCTCCACGATTTAACGCAGCAGCTCTAGAGGCGATAAAAAAGGTGTCGCAATGCCTTAACACCTGCTCAAGCACTACATCACTTACTGCCAGCTCGCGAAAGTCTGCAGCCTTTGGCACAAAAGCTTGGTTAAAAACACTTGGCTTTAACTCGCGCTTTTGAATGTACTTGGGACAATTGCCAAAGCTTTGCTGTACCTCAAAACGCAGTGCTTGTTCACTTGTATAAGCCACTAAACCATTTACTCGATTACGCCGCCGAGTAGTCAGTTCCAAGCCCAACAAGCCTATGCTATCACCCACCGACAACTGAGCGACTTGCGCGTATTCGATAAGTGCTCTGGCTTCTATAGATAAGGTGGTGGAATTGGGCGAGCTTACAAAACCTTGCTCGCCCAAAATAGGGGTGGCCCAGGGGTGGCCTTGGTTGTCTAGCACGCCGGCATACAACAAGGGCTGCTGGCTAAAAAACGTGCGGTGCTGCTCGGGCATGTAGGCGCGAATCGCTTTATCGCCGATGGCTTTGGCAATATCCGCTACACCTACCCGTTGCTGCACGCTTAGTTCACCTTGATGAAAAACAGCCATAAACACCTCCCTTGTTGCCGTGAGCTTTTGCTATAAACCCAAATCACTTAAGCTTGGGTGATCGTCAGGCCTACGCCCTTGCGGCCAATGAAATAAGCGTTCTTCTTCACTAATCGCCAAATCGTTAATGCTGGCATGACGGCTTTGCATCAACCCCTTATCATCAAATTGCCAGTTTTCATTACCATAAGAACGAAACCACTGGCCAGCTTGGTTTTGCCACTCATAAGCAAAGCGCACTGCAATGCGATTATCGGTGTAAGCCCACAGTTCCTTGATCAAGCGATATTGTTGTTCTTTATTCCACTTTGCTTGCAGAAAAGCCTGGATCTTGTCACGACCATTTACAAACTGGTCACGGTTACGCCATTGGCTATCTAGGGTATAGGCCAACGCGACTTTTTCGGGGTTACGAGAGTTCCAACCATCTTCAGCCATGCGTACTTTTTGCGCGGCCGTCTCTGCGTTAAATGGCGGCAGTGGTAATCGAGCTTCTGTCATGAGTATTCCTTAAGGGATTAAAGCGCTTCAACTTTTAGTGGTGTAGCCTGCATAGCCACAAAACCGTCTAGCTGCTCTACGTTGTTCAACCAACGAAGAATATTATTGTAACTATCCAATTCAACTTTGCCCTCGGGTGCGTGGGCAATGTAGGAGTAACAAGCCACGTCGGCAATGGTGGCACGCTCGCCGACCATCCACTGTTTTCCTTCAAGCAATACATCGATGACCGCCAACATGCTGTGGCTAGCGTCAATCGTCGCGGCTTGGTCAAACTTAGCGCCAAACACGGTAATTAAGCGAGCACGCGCTGGGCCTTCAGCCAAATTACGGGCAGCTAAGGCTAACCACTGTTGAATTTGCGCCTGTAGATCTCGAGATTGCGGGTTCCAGCTGGGGTCATAGTTATTGGCCAAGTGCGTAATAATAGCGATGGAGTCGCGAATCACTAAGCCATCGTCTTCTAATACGGGGACTTGGGTGAAAGGGTTTATCGCGCGAAACGCTGGCTGCTTATGCTCGCCTTGGGCTAAATTCACTATAACCTTGTCATAAGGGAGCTGTAATAAACCTAGCATTAAGCGGGCACGGTGGGCGTGACCCGATAGTTCGAAATCGTAAAGTGTTAACATGAGATGTCCTTGCTAATGATTAAGTAATCCGTTTAACAGCCCTGTTATTGAATCCCTTGGAATAAGTATACAGGTCTGTCTACCTAATAATCAATTTAGGAGACAAGTCTGTCTACGTCAACATTTAATTATCGATAATGGCTTAATGAAGGTTTAGATTGAAAATAACCACTTGTTTATTAAAAAGAAAATAACTTTTCAATTAAAAAGGAGGAAACAATGTTTGCGAGCAAAGGAGACAGAGCGGTATACTTTGTGAGAACTAATAGGAAAAGTTATGGCTAGCAGTAAACGCGATCACCTTATCGACACCGCACAACAGTTGTTTTACCAACACGGTTTTCGAGCCACTGGCATCGACACTATTTTGGCGACATCGGGCGTGGCAAAAAAAACCTTGTACAATCACTTTGCCTCGAAAGAAGCGCTGATTGTTGCCTGCCTTAATCGCCGTGATCAGCAGCTTTTAGCATTACTCGCCAATAACATTGAACGCTTAGCACCCGCACAAGACTGCCCACCAGCACTTACTCGCATCATGGCGTTTTTTGATGCCTTGGCAGATTGGATAAATTCAGATGCGTTTTTTGGCTGCATGTTTATTAATGCTTCGGCAGAATACCCGCGCCACGACGACCCGGTTCACTTAGCCTGCACGGAGCACAAAAACTTGGTGATAAAACTCATAGAGCAACAGTTGGTTAAGCTAAAGTTAAGCGATAGCCACGCCACCGCCAAGCAACTGGCCATTTTGGCCGACGGCGCGATTGTAGGTGCGCATACCACAAACGATTACGACTCGGCGATGCATGCTAAAGCTGTGGCACAAGTGTTACTCGCGCCCTTTGCAAAGGCAGCCTAACGGCCGCTTTAAGCCAAAGTGCAAAGGCGACGATGCCAACCAGGCTATAGAGGGCTTATGACACCGTTCGCACCTTAACCAGCTGTCTATTTGTCTATTTGTCTATTTGTCTATTTGTCTATTTGTCTATTTGTAATAGTATTAGTCTCTAAATAATGAGTCCTAAGCACTTTAAAATACAGACAAAAAGCCAGCGTTAACTAAGTGCTCTCAAGCGTAAAAGGGTTAACTCAACATCACTTAGCCCTTTAGCTAAAGCTGACCTAGTTATCATTTCTGAACTTTCACGCTTCTCTCTCTCAATCATCGATTGCATAAATATAAGCAGTCTTATATTATGCTCGGCAATATAATCATACAATAGTATTTTAGGAGTTAGGTATGTCAAAACCAGTCATCGGTTTCATCGGCCTTGGCCTTATGGGCGGCAACATGGTTGAAAACTTACAAAAGAAAGGCTACGAGCCGATTGTAATGGATCTCGACAAAGAAGCCGTTGCGGCTGTTGTTGCTCGTGGCGCAACCGAAGCTTCTTCACCTGCTGAATTGGCAGCAGCCAGTGACATTATTATGCTTTGTCTTACCACTTCAGCTGTTGTTGAAAAGCTAGTATATGGCGACAACGGTATTTTAGCGGGTATTAAAGAAGGCGCGGTATTGGTTGATTTTGGCACCTCTATCCCAGCATCTACTCGCAAAATCGGTGCAGACCTTGCAGCGAAAGGCGCAGGCATGATCGACGCGCCACTAGGCCGTACTCCTGCACACGCTAAAGATGGCTTACTAAACATCATGGCTTCTGGCGACCAAGCTACCTTCGACAAGGTGAAGCCAGTTCTTGATCAGCAAGGCGAGAATGTATTCTATTTGGGCGCTCTGGGTGCCGGTCACACCACTAAGTTGATTAACAACTTCATGGGTATGACTACCGTTTGTGCTATGTCACAAGCCTTTGCCGTAGCTGAACTTGCAGGCGTAGATCGTCAACAACTGTTCAACATTATGTCTACTGGCCCGTCTAACTCACCGTTCATGCAGTTTTGTAAAAACTACGCAGTAGACGGCGTAAGTGACCTAGGTTTCTCAATTGCTAATGCCAATAAAGATTTAGGCTACTTCTTACAAATGGTTGAAGACCTAGGTACTCAATCTAAGATTGCTGAAGGCTCTTCATCTAACCTTAGCGCTGCACTTGATGCTGGCTTAGGTAACGGTAATGTGCCTGAAATCTTCGACTACTTCCTTAAATTAGAGAAGTAACTCGAGTACTGCCTTACTGTGGTGTTTAGGCTGATCAACCAGCCTCACTGCAGTAGGGTGGCGTTTCAACAGCACTCACTTAATCTTTATAAGTAACGTGCTCGTCGGAAAACGCTTTTATGTTTAGGTAGAAACCCTTACTTAGCGGTATTTCACCTTTATGTGTACCAAGTACGGCCACTTCATTAGCATTGTGTCGTCCCATTTTATGATGCATTCTAGAAACTCGACCTTAGCTTTAAACTCTGCACTTTTGTTTGTGATCAGCTCTTTCCATATACCACTCAAATCAGCATTGGCAGACTCAAAACTGGTCGCCACAGATAATGATAAATACTGGTGCCATTGACGCCCTGTTCCCCGATAGGTGTGTATTGGTTTTTTCTGCTCGGCAGCGCTAAAAACCTTCAATTCAAACGACGCCACTTTTTGCTTTAACCATTGCTCCATTAACACCTTCTATTTATTAGCATGTTCAAAACACTACACTGTCTAAGGTACCTTCATAATAAACCAGCTAGCGTTAATGTGTAGGCTCATTTTTATAAGGCCGACGCAATAATCTAGGTACTGTTAGACAACCCTCTTTACCATTAAGTAATGGCCACTAAACTCTGCTGCAGTTGTTGAGCGCTAGCCATATATTATCTACAATGGCGCACTTTTTATAAATTCAGGCCAGCAACATGACCGACACGAACTCGCAACCCGCTTTACCGGATCGCCTCTCAGGTAATCCCCGCAGCCCACATCATGTGGCAGAAATTTTCGAACACGACATTGGTATTCGCTTGAACGGTAAAGAGCGCACCGATGTAGAAGAATATTGTATCAGTGAAGGTTGGGTTAAGATCCCTTCACCTAAAGCCTTAGACCGTCGCGGTCAACCGCTTTTGATAACCTTAAAAGGCACGGTTGAAGCCTATTACTGCTAAGTACTGTAGTGCTTCTGGCTTCCTCTTAGAGCCTAACTGAGCATAGTAAAGTATCAGCAAGCGAAGCAAAAAAGCCTTGGTTATTTTTGCTTCGCGCTAGATGTCTTCTTTTCCCCATCTTCGCGCTATTACAGGCTAACACCGGGTTGGTGATGTTCTTTTTTACTAAAAGACTCTTACGCAGCGCTCCCTAACTACTGCGCTTTGATGCTCTAGGGGCAACCATTACTTGGGGCGCATTTTGTATAAATTGCCACTGTCGCCAGTGAAGATAATATTTCCCAGTGGGTCAACCGTTAATGCTCTAATACGCTCGCCCAAGCCTTCTAACAAACGTTCTTCTCCCACTGGCATGCCTTGCGGGTTCATGATGATGCGGTTAAGGTGCTGCAGCTTTAAGGCGCCACTGAATAAATCTCCCTGCCAAGCCGGAAAAGCAGTCCCTGAATATCGGAGCAACGAACCGGGGGCAATAGACGGAACATACACTTTGTGTGGCGAGTTTATGCCCGGCATGGTTTCAGCGTCACCCACCTTTATCGGCCCCCAATACTCCTTACCGTGCGAGGTAAGCGGCCAGCCGTAATTGGCCCCAGCTTCAATTAAATTAAGCTCGTCGCCACCACGTGGTCCATGCTCTATTGCCCACAAGCGATTGAGCTTGGGGTCAAACGCTAAGCCTTGCGGGTTGCGATGGCCATAACTATAAATGGCGTCGGCTACTTTGCTGTTACCCACAAATGGATTATTACTAGGCACGCTACCGTCTAGATTTAAACGCAATATCGTCGCGGCATGATTCTGAGTATTTTGGCCGTTATCTCTATCACCTCGGTCGCCAACAGAGAAATAGACATGTTGCTGGGCATCAAACGCTATGCGGCTACCATAATGACGGTTAGTAGAGCTAGCAGAGTCAGTGACCAATACATCCTGCCAAGAATTCATTTTCGCTTGGCCAAGTTCATTTAGCTGAATGTTTGCTTTGGCGAGGGTGGTGACCCCACTGCCGTCTTGTGGTTTGCTGTAGGTAAAGTAAAACCAGTTATCAGGGCCCTTAACCACATCTAACAAGCCGCCCTGACCTTGCGCCCAAATGTCAGGTAAACCTGAAATAGTTTGCCACGCTTGCTGGCCTGATTGAATGTTATTGAGGTCAACACTGAGTAACTCACCGTGACGTAAGGTAACCAGTAAAGTGGACGCGTTTAGCCACGCCACAGCCCATGGTGCACCGGGTAATTGAGCGAGCTTATCTACTTGCAGCGTGTAGTGCTTGCTAGTGAATAGTTGCGATTGTTGATTAGCCGAAGTGGACCCAGTTACAACCCATAAGCAACACAGCGCAACTTTACATAAAAGGCTAAAAATAGATGAGTTTTGCATTGCACACTTCCCATAACAATTGTGTTAGCTAAGCCGTTGAACTTATCGCTTAGCTATAGATCTAACGCAAAACAGAAATAGAGACAATGCCTTATTAACTACTCACAAAAAAACCGACTAAGGTCGGCTTTTTTACTGCTGCATTACTGATTTAAGTGTTTACAAAAACACACTTGGTATTTCGTTCGGGTAACGCTCTTGGGCAGGTTGGTTGTAATCAATATCGGTGACACCCAACAAGTTAAGCGTTTGATATAGCGTTTTAGCCACATGACCAAAGGCAATACCAGCGTGGTGCGGGTAGCGTTTTTCTACTAATACATGGCGGTAGAAACGCTGCATTTCAGGGATACCAAAGGCAGCAATTGCGCCAAATGATTGTGGGTCGATATCGAGAATATCGCCTTGCGCAACATAAGCACGTAGCTTGGTATCAGCGGTCGATTGCAAGCGGAATAGCGTTACTTCACCGGGTTTAATTTGGCCTTCTAAAGTACCGCGAGTAATGTCAGGCTCTTTACCTGGCTCCATTAAACTGTGCATGATTTTTTGGAAACGCAGTTGCGAGTTCTTCATGCAGCTTGGTGCGGTGTTGCCACAGTGAAAGCCCATGAATAAATCTTTAGCGGTATAGTTACCCATCACTGACGCGTTTGCCTCAACCATGTCTTGCGGCACAGTGTTGTTAATGTCTAACAAGGTGGCAGGGTGATTGGTGGCACAAGTGATCATGTACTCAGACAATGCCCCATAAATGTCCACTTCACAGGCAACAGGGATCCCGCGTTGGGCTAAACGTGCGTTAACGTAACACGGCACAAAACCAAAGAATTTTTCGAACGACGGCCAGCACTTGTTAGCAAATACGCCAAAGGTAGACGCGCCCATATTGGCCGTGTGAAAATCCAGCAACGCTGCTTCATACTGTGCCAGTTTAGGTAACAAATCTGGGTAGGGGTTGTTATCGCCCAGCTCGGTTTCCATTTCAGCAACAATTTTGGGGATATCAGCATGGCCTTCAGCAGCTTGGTAAATATCTAACAGGTCTAGCTCGCTGTTTTCCATGATTTCTACGCCTAGATCAAACAGCGCTTTAATCGGTGCGTTACAAGCGACAAAATCTTGTGGACGAGGGCCAAAAGAAAAAATCTTAAGCCCTTTTAAACCCAAAATAGTACGTGCAACCGGCACAAAATCACCAATCATGTTAGCAACGTCTGTTGCTGTGCCTACTGGGTACTCAGGAATATGTACCGCTAGATTACGTAAACCGGCACTGTACGAGGCGTTTAACACACCACAATAGGCATCACCACGCGCATCTTTAAGACCTGCGGTTGCTTCTTCTGCCGCCGCTGCAAACATGGTTGGGCCAGCAAAGCGCTGCGCCATAATGCTTAATGGGCCTTCCGGGCCAAAGTTACCTAAATAGATAACCAGCGAGTTAATACCTAATTTCTCCGCTTCGGCCAGGGCTGTCACAACATCATTTTCATTCTCGATAATGGTTTGTAGTTGATACACTTCAATGTCTTTTTCAACACAAGCTGCAGCCACCGCTTTACGGCGCTGTTCAGACAACGACAGTGGGAAACAGTCACGGCTAACCGCAACAATACCTAATTTTACTTGTGGGATATTAATCATCACTCGCTCCACGGGTGCTTAGGTCTTTAGACCTTGGTTTTTTAATATCTACAGTGTGCGCGAGAAGTCAGTAACAGGTGAATTGACCCCGATCAACAAAGATCTGGCTTGTGTGTTTGCTACATGGAAAAACCAATATTCGTTAGCATGAAAAACAGTTAACTAAAGCCAATTACGAAATTCATGAAAGGCTAATGAAATATAAAGCTGTGATTCTGCTGTGTGCCAGCTAAAGGCTAAATTGTCGCGCTGACCAATTCACCGCGACAATTTACAGGGCTATGTTTAACGCCTAGGCTTGATGAGCAGATTATTTTGAGCTTCAAGCCAGCTATATTTTGAGCACTATTTTGCCCAAGTATTTTTTCTCTAAGAAGGTAGCTTGCGCCAGCGCAATGTCTTCTAAAGGAAAGGTATGAGCGAGTAAAGGACGTACTTGTTGTTGCTCAATAAGCCGTACCAAATTACCAAATACTTGCGGCTCAATGACAGTACAGCCAAAAAAACTCAGGTCTTTTAAGTAAAGTGTTCTTACATCTAGCTCTACCATGGCTCCGCCAATCGCGCCCGATACCGCATAACGGCCTTTAGAACGAAGCACCTCTAGTAACTGCGGAAATTGCTTGCCAGCGACTAAATCAATCACAACATCGACGCTGTTGGCTGGCACACTCTCACTGAGCTTGTTTTCTCTAAGCAATACTTCATCTACACCTAGCTCACTAATCATTTGCTGTTTGTCTTGGCTAGTGACCGCCAATACATAAGCACCGCGAGCTTTAGCCAATTGAATAGCCGCTGAACCTACCCCACCCGATGCGCCAGTAATAAGCACTCGCTCGCCGGCTTTAACCGCTGATCGAGTGAGTAGATTTTCGGCGGTTGAATACGAGCACGGAAACGAGGCCAGCTCAGTATCAGACAAGTCACTGGTTACCTTGTAGGCATGGCGCGATGCTACCTTGGTATATTCAGCAAAGCCGCCATCACACTCTGAGCCAAAATACCAAGCTTGCTCTAGTTGGCTGCCGTTTACTTCGGTTAAACACGGTTCAATCAGTACCCGTTCGCCGATCCTATTGTTGTTTACCCGTTCACCTACCGCTGCAATATAACCGCAGACATCAGCCCCTTGAATACGCGGAAAACAAAGTGCTTCACTAGACCAACTAGCATCATCAGCGGCATCACTTTTTGAATACCAGCCAATACGGGTATTAATGTCGGTATTGTTTACTCCGGCGGCAGCGACTTTTACCAGTACATCGCCAGCCCCTAAAGGAGGTATCGGAATATCCCTCGCGATTCGTAATTTATCAATATCGCCATGGCCGGTTAGCTGCACGCCACGCATAGTGGTAGGGAGAGACGTCATCGCTGTTTACCTAAAAGTTGTTGCACGGTGAGTTGAGCGCTTTGGGTACTTTGTTTGCCAATAATAGGCCAAGACATCGCGACCCCTTCGTGTAACACAAATAGCTGTAAGGCTAATTGTTCGCAACCACTTAACTCAAGCAATAGAGTCTGTATTTCTTGCTTATGCTGTTTAACCGCATCAATAATTTGCTGATTTTTGGGGTAAGCGGCCAGCGCGCTCATAGACATACAACCATGCGGCGCATCCACACTCATCCACGTTTCAAGCTGCTTAAAAATAGTCATAATAGCGGAAGGCCCCGCCTCTGCCTGCTCAGGTATTAGCAAGCCCATATAACGACGATGGCGGTGCTGCAGCGCAGCAATTACCATCGCCTCTTTTGAAGGGTAATAACGATAAAGTGTTCTTAAACTCACGCCAGAGGCGGCTCTAAGCTTGGCAACGTTTGGCTCGGTAAAGCCAAACATGCTGAAAGCTTTTTCTAAACGCGCAGATATTTGCTGTTGAATCATTAACTTCACCCAGGTAGAACGTTTACTCTACCCGCATTGTAGAATAAACATTCTACCTAGGTCAATCGGACAGTTCCTGTCTGCTACATATAGTAAAAATCAGGCTGTTAATTGTCATGACAAGCACAATTGACTGAGAGGGAGTGATAAGCAAAGAAGCACGAAACCTGAACAACCCCATTACCTAGTGGTAATATTATTGTCCTGTAAATGCCTAAGCGGTTTTTTAGGCGAGAAAAAGTCACAAGCAACTCGTGTCGCGATAGTAGGTTGTTCCCACGCGCCACACAGATCTTTTTGATTGGCTGCTGTTCGGGTGAATTGGCGGCACTGCCCACATTTACTCATGCTCTATTCCTTGAGACTCAAAACTCTCAAGAGACTACTTAAATAACCAAGCTAGCATTTGATATAAATCAGAATATTTTTAAATGGTATTCACTTTTTAGCAGGGCAACACCGCAATAAAGCTAACTCGCCCCTGTAAAAGATCACCGCAAATGATGAGATGTGAGTGATTTAGCCAACAACTAAGTAACGAATAATTCCGTACACATACAAAATAGAAAAGATGATATTAATGTATTTAAGCTGCCGCTCGGTATGCAGCCAAGCACAATAAATC is a window from the Agarivorans sp. TSD2052 genome containing:
- a CDS encoding pyridoxamine 5'-phosphate oxidase family protein, which gives rise to MAVFHQGELSVQQRVGVADIAKAIGDKAIRAYMPEQHRTFFSQQPLLYAGVLDNQGHPWATPILGEQGFVSSPNSTTLSIEARALIEYAQVAQLSVGDSIGLLGLELTTRRRNRVNGLVAYTSEQALRFEVQQSFGNCPKYIQKRELKPSVFNQAFVPKAADFRELAVSDVVLEQVLRHCDTFFIASRAAALNRGDSDGVDISHRGGKPGFIHVHKGSNGKMPSLVFPDFSGNNLFNTLGNIVADPRVGLYIPDFETGCSFWIKGKASIIWDVSQLKPYPGAQRFVQVSIEQGLSLTTPTLVQHSDIEFSPALHNLS
- a CDS encoding alcohol dehydrogenase family protein, with protein sequence MTSLPTTMRGVQLTGHGDIDKLRIARDIPIPPLGAGDVLVKVAAAGVNNTDINTRIGWYSKSDAADDASWSSEALCFPRIQGADVCGYIAAVGERVNNNRIGERVLIEPCLTEVNGSQLEQAWYFGSECDGGFAEYTKVASRHAYKVTSDLSDTELASFPCSYSTAENLLTRSAVKAGERVLITGASGGVGSAAIQLAKARGAYVLAVTSQDKQQMISELGVDEVLLRENKLSESVPANSVDVVIDLVAGKQFPQLLEVLRSKGRYAVSGAIGGAMVELDVRTLYLKDLSFFGCTVIEPQVFGNLVRLIEQQQVRPLLAHTFPLEDIALAQATFLEKKYLGKIVLKI
- a CDS encoding glutathione S-transferase family protein — encoded protein: MLTLYDFELSGHAHRARLMLGLLQLPYDKVIVNLAQGEHKQPAFRAINPFTQVPVLEDDGLVIRDSIAIITHLANNYDPSWNPQSRDLQAQIQQWLALAARNLAEGPARARLITVFGAKFDQAATIDASHSMLAVIDVLLEGKQWMVGERATIADVACYSYIAHAPEGKVELDSYNNILRWLNNVEQLDGFVAMQATPLKVEAL
- a CDS encoding DUF3297 family protein, whose protein sequence is MTDTNSQPALPDRLSGNPRSPHHVAEIFEHDIGIRLNGKERTDVEEYCISEGWVKIPSPKALDRRGQPLLITLKGTVEAYYC
- a CDS encoding nuclear transport factor 2 family protein — protein: MTEARLPLPPFNAETAAQKVRMAEDGWNSRNPEKVALAYTLDSQWRNRDQFVNGRDKIQAFLQAKWNKEQQYRLIKELWAYTDNRIAVRFAYEWQNQAGQWFRSYGNENWQFDDKGLMQSRHASINDLAISEEERLFHWPQGRRPDDHPSLSDLGL
- a CDS encoding NAD(P)-dependent oxidoreductase, with amino-acid sequence MSKPVIGFIGLGLMGGNMVENLQKKGYEPIVMDLDKEAVAAVVARGATEASSPAELAAASDIIMLCLTTSAVVEKLVYGDNGILAGIKEGAVLVDFGTSIPASTRKIGADLAAKGAGMIDAPLGRTPAHAKDGLLNIMASGDQATFDKVKPVLDQQGENVFYLGALGAGHTTKLINNFMGMTTVCAMSQAFAVAELAGVDRQQLFNIMSTGPSNSPFMQFCKNYAVDGVSDLGFSIANANKDLGYFLQMVEDLGTQSKIAEGSSSNLSAALDAGLGNGNVPEIFDYFLKLEK
- a CDS encoding PQQ-dependent sugar dehydrogenase, with amino-acid sequence MQNSSIFSLLCKVALCCLWVVTGSTSANQQSQLFTSKHYTLQVDKLAQLPGAPWAVAWLNASTLLVTLRHGELLSVDLNNIQSGQQAWQTISGLPDIWAQGQGGLLDVVKGPDNWFYFTYSKPQDGSGVTTLAKANIQLNELGQAKMNSWQDVLVTDSASSTNRHYGSRIAFDAQQHVYFSVGDRGDRDNGQNTQNHAATILRLNLDGSVPSNNPFVGNSKVADAIYSYGHRNPQGLAFDPKLNRLWAIEHGPRGGDELNLIEAGANYGWPLTSHGKEYWGPIKVGDAETMPGINSPHKVYVPSIAPGSLLRYSGTAFPAWQGDLFSGALKLQHLNRIIMNPQGMPVGEERLLEGLGERIRALTVDPLGNIIFTGDSGNLYKMRPK
- a CDS encoding L-fucose/L-arabinose isomerase family protein, which codes for MINIPQVKLGIVAVSRDCFPLSLSEQRRKAVAAACVEKDIEVYQLQTIIENENDVVTALAEAEKLGINSLVIYLGNFGPEGPLSIMAQRFAGPTMFAAAAEEATAGLKDARGDAYCGVLNASYSAGLRNLAVHIPEYPVGTATDVANMIGDFVPVARTILGLKGLKIFSFGPRPQDFVACNAPIKALFDLGVEIMENSELDLLDIYQAAEGHADIPKIVAEMETELGDNNPYPDLLPKLAQYEAALLDFHTANMGASTFGVFANKCWPSFEKFFGFVPCYVNARLAQRGIPVACEVDIYGALSEYMITCATNHPATLLDINNTVPQDMVEANASVMGNYTAKDLFMGFHCGNTAPSCMKNSQLRFQKIMHSLMEPGKEPDITRGTLEGQIKPGEVTLFRLQSTADTKLRAYVAQGDILDIDPQSFGAIAAFGIPEMQRFYRHVLVEKRYPHHAGIAFGHVAKTLYQTLNLLGVTDIDYNQPAQERYPNEIPSVFL
- a CDS encoding TetR/AcrR family transcriptional regulator, which gives rise to MIQQQISARLEKAFSMFGFTEPNVAKLRAASGVSLRTLYRYYPSKEAMVIAALQHRHRRYMGLLIPEQAEAGPSAIMTIFKQLETWMSVDAPHGCMSMSALAAYPKNQQIIDAVKQHKQEIQTLLLELSGCEQLALQLFVLHEGVAMSWPIIGKQSTQSAQLTVQQLLGKQR
- a CDS encoding TetR/AcrR family transcriptional regulator, producing MASSKRDHLIDTAQQLFYQHGFRATGIDTILATSGVAKKTLYNHFASKEALIVACLNRRDQQLLALLANNIERLAPAQDCPPALTRIMAFFDALADWINSDAFFGCMFINASAEYPRHDDPVHLACTEHKNLVIKLIEQQLVKLKLSDSHATAKQLAILADGAIVGAHTTNDYDSAMHAKAVAQVLLAPFAKAA